The Microplitis mediator isolate UGA2020A chromosome 4, iyMicMedi2.1, whole genome shotgun sequence nucleotide sequence ACTATGAGTCTATTGACAGAGTACTTGAAAGCAAACGAATTGAGAAGAATATCATTAATGATAATGGAGTAGATACTGTCGGTAAGGCCTtggattatttaatttaataattgggcggttgattaatatttaaatttacttcagATTCTACTAAAGTTATCAAGTCACCGCCTAAGGACGTTAAGACGAATGTCAATATACGTATGCGTCAAAACAAATTTGATGATCCGCcgatttcaattaataaagacATTGAAGTCATACCCGGCGATTGGCAGTTTGGTGagtagtaatttatttaaatttaaatggagattttaattttaatattttttttacagaacgTGACGAATATGCAGACTCGTCGGAATCAAATGAAACAGTTCTTGCTAGACCAGTATATCGTTGCTTTTCACCGATGAAAAATGTTGGTACGAGTACAATTACAGAGACAATGCCACGTACTGGCAAATCTGCACGACGTTCACTGATTATTCCCAATGACGAAAGAATGAGGTATGAAAATCTCGACAGATTCTCCGAGGTACCGATTAAAAATAGCGTGCAGAATGTTCAGAATCAAATAATACAAGAGAATATGATGTTGAGAAGTCAATTACATGATAACATACAGCAGCAGTATCAGCCGGACTATCGTTCTTTGAATATAAATCCTGGACGAGCATCACTGCCTCAGCAAAATATACTGTATCATCCTAATCGTATTTCAACAAATATGGCGCGAATACAGAGTCAGTTGCAGCAGTACTCTATTGGAAATACCAACAATACAGCAGTGCCCCAAGAGCcgagaaaaataatgaaccCAAATGACAACAATGGTTTCTATCGTCAGTACCAGCGAGCTTTTGGCGACGGTTATTCGCAGGATATTGAGCCAAATTTGAATGACGGCTTTGGTcagacattgaaaaataataaagcgCACAATCTTAATGAGACTTATGACCAGCCGATGATGCTAGACAATGAAATTCCGTGTCAAATAGATACGACGACGATTACTAATAATGCGACATTCAATGACGACACAATATCCATTGAATTTATTCAGGACTCGCCGAGTCCATCGGAAAATGAAGGGGTAGGAGTTAAGAGAAATGTTTATGACAACCGTGCTGATGTTCCGAACGCTCCTGtgagaactaaaaaaattcaaaagctcGAGCAGTTGATGCTGAATGCCATCACGTCGCAGACAGAAGTTGTTAATAAAATCCTCGCTGCTCAAGATGTCATGGTGTCGCGTATCTTAGACTTTGATAAGGATCGTCAGAGCCGATTGGAAGACCGGTTGAATCAGCTGATGAATGTGGTACAGGCTACTGTTGCCAAAAAAGAAAACGGCTCTGAAGACATGCCAGCAGATCTGGGTCAGCAGGTTAATTTTCCAACTTGTTTTTCACCTCCACCAAGGCCAGGTGCTGTGCCACCTAAATTGGATCTCGTTCCACCGAAACCTTGTCGCGTACCTTGTACGAGTCCTTCAGGTAACATTGAATTGATAAATCAGAACCCCGTGCAAACTCGTCCTGGTGTAATTGGACCCAGTAAACCCGGCAGCATCTGGACAAAACTTGGCCCCGTATCGCAGTCTCCGTTCGTCAGAGctcagcagcaaatttcaGCTGTAACTAAAGCTGCCGAACACTGGCGCACTCAGTCATCTGCTGAACGTCGTATCGCACGTGCTTGCAGTTCAGTGACAAACACAAAGACATTAATTGAAGAAAcggttaaatttataaaccatgaaaaattaatggaaGAACGAATTGAAAATGCGCGGCGCACTTTGATGCCAGAAAAAGACCAGACAGCGAGACGTAAATTGTTTGAGGCTGttcctgaaaaaaaagaagCTGACAGAAAAGAACCTTCAGCTGCCATTGTTCTGACGTCTGCTTTCTTGGACATTGAACGTCAAGCTGAAGAAAAATCGCGATATATATCAAGTCGATATGAAAATGAATCAAACTGCAGTGACGATTTACTAACCGGCCAAGGAGAAAGTTACGAACGTTTGCGACGGTTGAGTCTCCGTGCAAAACCCAAAGGCATTCAATCAAACATTTTATCTGACAAATTAGATACTTCAACACCAGCTAAAAATACTcgtgaaaattataataataataataataataataatgataataattatgacgATGAGCCACGACAAACTATACAGCAGCTCGCTGACTTGGTAATGAAGAGCGCGAGATTCCGAAATGTTGAGCCACTTAATCCAGTTAAcaatcaacaaaaattatccGTTCACTTTCCGCAACAGAGACAAGATCTACCCACCCGACCTACGCGTGAAAAAGACACACAGCGACAGAGTTGCAATAAAGCTCTCGATTGGCTCCAAGACAAATATTCATACGGCGTAGGAAAGCAACAATACAATGACCCAATTTATAGCGGACATCCTATTGGTTTCACAACCGCGAATTTACatattaatgatgaaaatatcATAAGACCGACGTTTGATCGTCAACTAGGATTCCGCCAAGACGTACTGAAAAAATACCAGGAGTTAAATGAACGTGAGTTGCGCAGAGAAATGAAACAAGAGCGTGGAATGCAGGGCGATTTGATAGACAGATACGTGCAGGATAACAGGAACCGCCGTCCAGCTGCTGCCGGTGATAACGACGAAGATGATGAGTTCCTCGACACTACGACGACTCTTCAGCCGTACAGGAAGACGTCATTAACTTCTTCCGGCTCTGCTACTGACCACTCTTCTAAGCCTGCTGCTAATTGTGTTATATCATAGCTACCGTCGTTccagtatatttttatactttttttattatcattattagtaattttttttttaggtagcTTAGAAACATGCAATAATTTGTATGTGCAATTACTGACAGCTGCTAGTAGACCAGTAATACACGTCTTccaaaataaatcaattattttgttattacttttatttttactcatcaTCTTTGAGTAAACTACTgccataattttattaattcttattttacatattattattattattcttacgAGGTAAAAGACCTAATTATTGACAGTGTACCAATTATCGGCactaaatttcattaaacattttaaaaatttaaatatttataattttttcaaaacataaAAGTCTAGAAAATTTACTTCTAGTTTGCAATTCATCAAttgggtcaaaaaaaaaattcatggcGGCCATAGAGATTATTTGACGTGTCAGTAATTGGTACATTTGAGTGattcataaaaaatgttatatatttattaaaaaattatatttattcgcaataaattaatcaattaaaattaaatataataaataaataaataatggcgCGTAATTTTATGGTGTCAATAATTGGGACTTGAACCTCAGTTATAGAAATATAAAGATTTATTATGTCGTAATTTttgagttataaattttttttattgtcgattaataaatataatggcaataaaattttgatactgtacttgataaataaaaagtctatcaatatattattttttttaataattaattatttaccattAAATTCTAAGTacattctaattatttttcacagcaggttgatttaaattatcgatATTTATGTCTTTTATATGCCCGctaaaaattactgtgtgtTCGCTGACGATTTGCAGGACGAATGGTCTGTCTACATGAAAGTGCGCTCTCTTTAATGAGTTTTCACTGAACCCAAGTCTATTTTGAAGATCAAAcactgaaagaaaattttatttgttgtttattttatcaagtatCGATTATTTATCCAAGACAATTATGCAGAAGAGTTAATGCAGGCAGAAGTTCAAGTAaagacaaacaaaaaattttttagtcaagtGTTACCTTTCCTCGAAGGTGCAGTGGCCGTAAAAAAGTGTAACTCCGTGAAAATCATCTAGTCGCTTAACAATCAAGTAGTAGAAAGGACGATCGACACGAAATTCAAACGGATATTGTATAGAGAACGATGTAATTTGTAAGCCTTGAATGTGTAACAATTTAAGAAACAACagagagtttaaaaaatattagtagagGCTTAAGGATTTGTAACATCGGTCAAGGACTTGGTTACGGCAATTAGTaacaaaaagtatatttttaattgcagtTCACTTGAGACAAAAAACGTGCAGAGCAAAGAAACATGAAAGCTAGAGTTgcaattaaaattgataataattaaagtgaCTTACCGGTGGCAGCTGCAGCTTCACTGCCTTCTTCATTGACTTCAATGAAAGCTTTTTGAACAATTTTGCTGACCTTCAACGCCGGGGAGTCTACTATACCCGTGAAATTAGCGCTGTCTTCAAACATTTGTTTCATTCCCAATTTGTTAAGTGAATTTTTGAGGTCTATTTTGctctcaattttaaattttggtataaataaatctatttcgTACTGTTCACCGGACAATAATCtctcgaattttattttatcgataccTTCTTCGATGCTTCTTAGTCCGGTTACTTCATTCGGAAGAATTATAATCATACTGAGGGAATCATTTTCGTCGGTactctaaaatatttttataaaaaaaaattaacattaaattgATCATAATACGCAggataattaaatgaaatacaATTTTACAGGTACCTCGTACGGTATTTCAATGAATCTCGCACTTAAATCAGGAAGTAGACCGTAGCGATAGTTTCCTAATCTATGCATCATTGGCACTGTTTTAGTTCTTACATCATCAAGATTAAAAGTCCTTGGTTGCGTGTCATTCACCACAAATTTATCAGCCCATTTGCCTTTGAAGTAAACGGCGTTCACGAGGACAAGCGCAGTGTCTGCATTGAGATCACctatacatttaaaatttaattttcatcaattttcatCATCGTCAATACTAGTGTTGTATATattgttatttctaataatttttaccagGTTGAACGACATTTTTTATACGAGAATTAGTCTGCTCCTCGCACCAGCTATTTATAGTCTGACTCGCAGCATCAGCTTTCATGAAATCGAGACTTTCAGCAGCAGACCTGAATGTCGATTCAGTTATATTTCTAAACTCAGGCTTTATTGCCATTCCTTTGgccacaaaaattttattcgccaACTTCACCTGAGCCTTTTTGATCgcctaaaaaaataactcaaaatttatgaGCGCGAATTTGGCTGCCGTCcggctattttttaaatttttgaataaataaataaaatgtacgaataataaaaattaaaaaatgcgcactTATTATTCCAATTATTTAGAGCGTGGTCAGAAATACACTCTGGAGATGAAAAATTACCTATCCAGATGTGATTAGTAcctttgtaatgttaaatcgCACCTCTGGTTCGACCAGAGGATATTCCTGAACGCAGgagttgaatatttttcttcCAGAGTGTGTTTCTGAACACGcccttaatttatttatttgaaacgtATTGTCCCgtatctgctacattcacacccATCAAAATTTACGTTCCCCGGAGAAAAATACcttaaattattacttacattaaaattatcaatcaaATAATTGATGCCATTTTTTTGAACGTTATTTTCATTGTCAGAGTGCAAAGCTGCTGTCATTTCATCAGCAGTTTTACCACGAGCACCATAAGAAGCCATCATCAGTACCATCGCAGCACTCAATGgtgaacaaataaaattatctccTACTTCATTTGATAGCgcctataaaataaaaaatcaaattaaataagaaaataaattgtctcaatatttaattaatagccATGAAATGTACCCGCACATTGGTagcaattaatatttaatgtctTACCTCATAAAACTCAGATGAAAATTGATTGATACTATTCGATACCGCACGAATTGCATGACGTTTGTCATcgttcgataaatttattctcaGCGAATTTGAATgttggattgaaataaaaataaaactcagtACAATAATtcctgtaattaaatttacaataaatatttttcatatattttccaAGTGTTTACGCTTTAGTCTGACTGTCAGTCGAAAACTTATTAATGGCtcagtattttatttgaaaatcagCGGGTTTCAATGCTGATGATTTGAAagtatttattgtaataaattagacaacaatagtaattaaattaattatttataattgtaaaaCTTACTGGGATTCATAATGTGAATGACCTCAGATTAACTCTTACTGCGCTCAGAGAAAACTTTTAAAGTTCCGTTAATTACGATCAGAGTAATCGACACAACGGTAATCACAACAGTTATGGTCCCGAGAAACCAAGACGTCGACTACTTGAATTTATTCCACCCGACGTATTTTATCCCCCCACTTTATCAACAATCATCTGTTGTtacacaataaaatatttgtaaaagtTTACCACTCAATTAAAATGTCTATCCGAAAATTTCCATGCTGTCATTTCTAATTCTTACTCTTATCAACACTAATTACttattactaattactaattatctgtcaattattccaaagtacagtaaataaatattttagagcggtatagattaattaaaataataattgtaattattatttacaaatgaGCTTAAGGCCAAGGCCAAAGTCGGAGCGAAGGTTTATGACCTTTCGTCGTACAAACAAATTTTCCGATTCGTTTATTTTAAGATTTAATGAtaagaaattcaaattcttttgAGTGAATTTTCACATGCGTCGCAGCATTCTTTTTCTTTGATCATCGCCCGGCCGCATTGACATTTTGGAGGCCGTTTAATACGAGGCACACCATCGCAAGCATCCTCTTCTTGTTTAACACACGGGGCACAGCAACAAATTTCACATGGAtcctaataatttataaaataattagttatcaattataattgaatCAATACTCTAATTGTTGATCATCAATCAAAACTACCCAGGGAAAAAATCCGTATCAAGTatgaacattttttgtatCCGACCATATCTACATGGAGAAATGAATAGTAACCATTCCTGGtacgtttataaaatatccatatcgttatggtaataattactttgaatTATAGGATAGGCCCATACATTCTGGAAAAAGTTTCCATAACTATGGGAACAATTTCTatcattatggtaacagttctCATATCGCATGGTAATGGAATTattgtaatgattaccatactcAGGAATGATTTCCATAAGCAAATAGGAATAAATCCTAAGTGTATATAGAAATAAACCATATAATAAGCCATTACCATATAGTACGGTAATCATTCGCATacagtatgtatatatattgtaacgattACCATACTATCACAGAAACAATttcctggtggaaatttttcggaattttctctgaaaaactcagttctaaagttccaaagactttttcaaaattctaaagaCTTTTGCAGAGTTTTTccagagaaaagtccgaaaaatttccacagGGTTATATACCATAGTAACATAGTAATGATCACTGCAATTCTTTAGGAACTATTCCGACATCGTATGGAGATGAAAACCAACATATGGACaggaatttttatcataacttaTATGGGTGCCATTCCTATAAtcggtatttttaaaaaacttgtcACCATACAATATGTGAAACattctcataatattatggtaatcattaccgtaatatatggtaacggttactatACCATTGCAGCAACAATTACCGTAGTGATATAGTAACGATTGCCATAATTTCATATGAACTATTCCACTATCATATAGGAATGAAACccatataaatatgaatatttaccaTAACTTATATGGGtgccattcctataatatattgtaactGTTACCGTAActttctctccgtgtaagtattttttcccgggtaaagTCTGatcttgataaaataatttacctgcatttttatttgacaaaaactACGTTCGCATAATTTCCGCAACTCGCGTTGATAATCTCTGGCGATTCTTTCTTGtatcgtaattttttctaacgaCTGAGGTAATTTCTTATTTCTATTTTGATCACCATTTAATTGTAGCtcttttttcttatcattatTATGACTCAGCTTATCAATATCATGCTCATTAACAGTtcgaaatttatcaataaattcatTCAGTGCCGTCAGTATTTTACTCCAAGATATTTTTTGACGATAACAGTCGATCATATCAGGCGGGTTTtcagaaactataaatataatttattattttaaataaccgGTTACTAATTacctaaataaaaatcaacgcctacgatttttaattattccatCAGCAGTAGATCCGCGTAAATTatccatatttttaaatttcgctctaaatttaaattatttactgataatttgaattttttttaaatatttaaatgttttacaaataattaaaagtgtaataaaaaatttcaaactaacaaatgacaattaaataaaataaataaataaaaatatccttatatatttatatatttatttatctataaaatacCGCCAAATTTAACTGCTCCATCTAGCGTTTTCGATATTTATTTACCCATTAACCTTTTTCTCTTTTACTTGACAGGCattccaataaataattaaaaaaaaaaacaagaaatcatacataataataataataaaaataataataacattaattgatttaatacaGAGCCAATGTAATTATGAAAGAAACACAATAAATTACTATGAGATATAAAAtgactgaaataaaaaaaatttcaaatcaataaaatattaaagcgAGATCTCGAGTGTTATTTTTTCGAGTCGCGTCAGTGGATTGGGCTGAAAAaactctaattatttttaattgccacGTAATTTCGTAATATGGTATAATAACATACGGATGATAATTAAACGTGTACCTTatcgtaataatattttatgatctAATATCATAAAGATAACAAAAATgcctagtaaaaaaaaaaaatacaatgcCCGATTTCCAGCAGTAAGTTGCATTATTTATACACTCATAcattataatcatatattatttaactattttttaataatcagtttaatattttttttttttaaatactggagttaatatctaatttatttatttattatttttgtttatttatttaaattcgatgACAGTTGTCCGTAATCTTAACCTCAACTTTTCTTGTTCTAGGGACgcataaagaaaataatgcaAACTGATGAAGAAGTTGGAAAAGTTGCTCAAGCTGtaccaattattatttatatccttttattaaactaaataattaatgaaatttaattttgctgacgtctaataattttttgatttttttcaaaacgattaattataaaaaaaatttttttaattaattgcacctatagttaatttaatttcctacatgtggacattttttttttgtaattaattagttgaagaaaatgagaaaattgttaattgtctgctgacttcaggatcagttatttaaatatgatactgaagttagcagacgtctaatagttttggattttttttagacaataaaacaaaaaaaaaatattttaaaaaattgcacctgtagtttttaaaattttctacatgagcatatttttattttatttttttgcaattgatttgttgaaaaacaaaaattcaaaaatttttaaatgtatgctaacttcaggatcatatttaaatatctgaTTAATacatttagtttttaaatatcgtGACAGTACTAATTGATCCTTAACCATTTCTATACCTAGAACATTAGAACTCTTTGTACATTCATTGTTAACAAAAACAATGCAGATTACTAGTACTAAAAATGCCAAAACACTCAGTCCATCTCACATGtaagttttcaaattaatctactgaaaaatttaaattttattaactaataGTTCTACTGTattctagatttttaaattaacattataaattaaaaatttttaaattctagttAATATCATGActcattttacaataaattaataaatcaaaagatagaataattaaataattaatactgttTGTAGGAAACAATGTATTTTATCAGAAagtcgttttgattttttgaaagacCTAGTAAAAAGTGTTCCTGACGTTTCAAATACTGATGACGAAGTACAAAGTCCACCAATGACACCAGCACCTAtgggaataaatttaataaatccaACAGTGAATACGCTACGTATTCAACCCGAAATACGGTAAAAtataatgagtgtgaatgcagcagactcgagacaatttataaattttgaatacataaataaattaattttaaaaatgcgcgcaatgatttttcaaatatttgaatacgcattttaaatttttattccatgtacat carries:
- the LOC130666631 gene encoding antichymotrypsin-2-like isoform X2 — encoded protein: MNPRIIVLSFIFISIQHSNSLRINLSNDDKRHAIRAVSNSINQFSSEFYEALSNEVGDNFICSPLSAAMVLMMASYGARGKTADEMTAALHSDNENNVQKNGINYLIDNFNAIKKAQVKLANKIFVAKGMAIKPEFRNITESTFRSAAESLDFMKADAASQTINSWCEEQTNSRIKNVVQPGDLNADTALVLVNAVYFKGKWADKFVVNDTQPRTFNLDDVRTKTVPMMHRLGNYRYGLLPDLSARFIEIPYESTDENDSLSMIIILPNEVTGLRSIEEGIDKIKFERLLSGEQYEIDLFIPKFKIESKIDLKNSLNKLGMKQMFEDSANFTGIVDSPALKVSKIVQKAFIEVNEEGSEAAAATGLQITSFSIQYPFEFRVDRPFYYLIVKRLDDFHGVTLFYGHCTFEESV
- the LOC130666625 gene encoding uncharacterized protein LOC130666625 — its product is MSDSSDNIKYKWTPDSTSLLVSVWADRQVQKQLEYATKPQLIWESVARYMRKKGYEVTAKQCRSRMKQVLVCYKEAKKTGTRAGVERYYESIDRVLESKRIEKNIINDNGVDTVDSTKVIKSPPKDVKTNVNIRMRQNKFDDPPISINKDIEVIPGDWQFERDEYADSSESNETVLARPVYRCFSPMKNVGTSTITETMPRTGKSARRSLIIPNDERMRYENLDRFSEVPIKNSVQNVQNQIIQENMMLRSQLHDNIQQQYQPDYRSLNINPGRASLPQQNILYHPNRISTNMARIQSQLQQYSIGNTNNTAVPQEPRKIMNPNDNNGFYRQYQRAFGDGYSQDIEPNLNDGFGQTLKNNKAHNLNETYDQPMMLDNEIPCQIDTTTITNNATFNDDTISIEFIQDSPSPSENEGVGVKRNVYDNRADVPNAPVRTKKIQKLEQLMLNAITSQTEVVNKILAAQDVMVSRILDFDKDRQSRLEDRLNQLMNVVQATVAKKENGSEDMPADLGQQVNFPTCFSPPPRPGAVPPKLDLVPPKPCRVPCTSPSGNIELINQNPVQTRPGVIGPSKPGSIWTKLGPVSQSPFVRAQQQISAVTKAAEHWRTQSSAERRIARACSSVTNTKTLIEETVKFINHEKLMEERIENARRTLMPEKDQTARRKLFEAVPEKKEADRKEPSAAIVLTSAFLDIERQAEEKSRYISSRYENESNCSDDLLTGQGESYERLRRLSLRAKPKGIQSNILSDKLDTSTPAKNTRENYNNNNNNNNDNNYDDEPRQTIQQLADLVMKSARFRNVEPLNPVNNQQKLSVHFPQQRQDLPTRPTREKDTQRQSCNKALDWLQDKYSYGVGKQQYNDPIYSGHPIGFTTANLHINDENIIRPTFDRQLGFRQDVLKKYQELNERELRREMKQERGMQGDLIDRYVQDNRNRRPAAAGDNDEDDEFLDTTTTLQPYRKTSLTSSGSATDHSSKPAANCVIS
- the LOC130666631 gene encoding serine protease inhibitor 42Dd-like isoform X1 gives rise to the protein MNPRIIVLSFIFISIQHSNSLRINLSNDDKRHAIRAVSNSINQFSSEFYEALSNEVGDNFICSPLSAAMVLMMASYGARGKTADEMTAALHSDNENNVQKNGINYLIDNFNAIKKAQVKLANKIFVAKGMAIKPEFRNITESTFRSAAESLDFMKADAASQTINSWCEEQTNSRIKNVVQPGDLNADTALVLVNAVYFKGKWADKFVVNDTQPRTFNLDDVRTKTVPMMHRLGNYRYGLLPDLSARFIEIPYESTDENDSLSMIIILPNEVTGLRSIEEGIDKIKFERLLSGEQYEIDLFIPKFKIESKIDLKNSLNKLGMKQMFEDSANFTGIVDSPALKVSKIVQKAFIEVNEEGSEAAAATVFDLQNRLGFSENSLKRAHFHVDRPFVLQIVSEHTVIFSGHIKDINIDNLNQPAVKNN
- the LOC130666633 gene encoding uncharacterized protein LOC130666633; this translates as MPSKKKKYNARFPAGRIKKIMQTDEEVGKVAQAVPIIISRTLELFVHSLLTKTMQITSTKNAKTLSPSHMKQCILSESRFDFLKDLVKSVPDVSNTDDEVQSPPMTPAPMGINLINPTVNTLRIQPEIRIPKELTITRKSTEVNNHSKDCLDAIKINVNTIEEGSSSPNRVPNFQISMPSSFTDGKPNFYTELNPLNLSTQTKEPNSSLINTNSIDEDYDT
- the LOC130666634 gene encoding uncharacterized protein LOC130666634; the encoded protein is MDNLRGSTADGIIKNLSENPPDMIDCYRQKISWSKILTALNEFIDKFRTVNEHDIDKLSHNNDKKKELQLNGDQNRNKKLPQSLEKITIQERIARDYQRELRKLCERSFCQIKMQDPCEICCCAPCVKQEEDACDGVPRIKRPPKCQCGRAMIKEKECCDACENSLKRI